The following proteins are encoded in a genomic region of Acetobacter oryzoeni:
- a CDS encoding type 1 glutamine amidotransferase domain-containing protein — translation MNRRILHVVTNTAHFGNSAHPTGLWLSELTHAWDVFAASGYEQRIVSPKGGRVPLDPRALKWPMRDASTKAWLADPAKMALLSSTPCPADINPGDYDAIYFTGGHGVMWDFPDNEGLQTITRALWEKGGVVSAVCHGYCGLLNTRLADSSFLVRGRKITGFSWAEEKLAGVAREIPYNAEAQMKARGAIYEKALLPFMPHVVTDGRLVTGQNPFSARATARKVAALLDRA, via the coding sequence ATGAACCGTCGTATCCTTCACGTTGTCACTAACACCGCTCATTTCGGTAATTCCGCGCATCCGACCGGATTATGGCTGTCGGAACTGACGCATGCGTGGGATGTATTTGCCGCCAGTGGTTATGAACAACGCATTGTCAGTCCAAAAGGCGGCAGAGTTCCGCTTGATCCGCGTGCATTAAAATGGCCAATGCGTGATGCCTCCACCAAAGCTTGGCTGGCCGATCCGGCAAAAATGGCCCTGCTGTCGTCAACACCGTGCCCCGCAGACATCAATCCGGGTGATTACGATGCGATTTACTTCACCGGCGGTCATGGCGTGATGTGGGATTTTCCCGACAATGAGGGCCTTCAGACCATCACCCGCGCACTATGGGAAAAGGGAGGTGTGGTCTCCGCTGTCTGTCATGGATATTGCGGGCTGCTGAACACCCGGCTTGCAGACAGCTCGTTTCTGGTCCGTGGTCGGAAAATCACCGGGTTTTCGTGGGCCGAGGAGAAGCTGGCAGGTGTAGCGCGCGAAATCCCCTACAATGCGGAAGCGCAGATGAAGGCACGGGGCGCGATTTATGAAAAAGCGCTGCTTCCGTTCATGCCCCATGTCGTAACGGATGGACGGCTGGTGACAGGACAGAACCCCTTTTCCGCAAGAGCAACGGCAAGAAAAGTGGCGGCGCTTCTGGATAGGGCTTAA
- a CDS encoding alpha/beta fold hydrolase, with the protein MILPWPLPHWGCIIGHSDGGIVALRLAAARVIQPEFVITAGAHWVLQENDPARQIYQTINLEKWRVMFGNQISVYNAENPEPDFGKLFTAATHMWLGCDEDAYPGASVKNIQCPLLVVHGDDDMLVSRQQGFELTEQVKGARLLNLPFAKHTLLEDMPERVFPFLQDFMKRITA; encoded by the coding sequence ATGATTTTACCGTGGCCCTTACCACATTGGGGCTGTATCATCGGACATAGTGACGGCGGCATTGTCGCCCTGCGTCTGGCTGCAGCGCGTGTCATACAACCCGAATTCGTCATAACGGCCGGCGCGCATTGGGTGTTGCAGGAAAATGATCCGGCCCGGCAGATTTATCAGACGATCAATCTTGAAAAATGGCGTGTGATGTTCGGGAATCAAATATCGGTCTATAATGCGGAAAATCCCGAACCAGATTTCGGAAAGTTATTCACGGCCGCGACGCATATGTGGCTCGGCTGCGATGAAGATGCCTATCCTGGTGCGTCTGTAAAAAACATCCAGTGCCCTCTGCTCGTGGTGCATGGTGACGACGACATGCTGGTATCGCGGCAACAGGGGTTTGAGCTTACTGAGCAGGTCAAAGGTGCCAGGTTGCTTAACTTACCCTTCGCCAAGCACACGTTACTTGAAGACATGCCTGAACGTGTTTTTCCCTTTTTACAGGATTTCATGAAGCGCATCACAGCCTGA
- a CDS encoding alpha/beta fold hydrolase, with translation MLFFLSKGFRVIAHDRRGHGRSAQVSDGHDMDHYAADASALVEYLDLKNAIHVGHSTGGGQVARYVAKYGQPQGRVAKAVLISSVPPLMVQTDRSPDGAPISVLNGLRAGLAANRAQFFLDVASGPFYGFNRPGAEVSEGTIRNWWRQGMMGSAKAHYEGIKAFSETDQTEDLKAITVPVLVLQGDDDQVVPYQNAAVLQDRLLRNSTLKIYPGYPHGMHTTHADVINADILAFITG, from the coding sequence ATGCTGTTTTTCCTGAGCAAGGGATTTCGCGTTATCGCTCATGACCGTCGCGGTCATGGGCGTTCGGCACAGGTGAGCGACGGGCACGATATGGATCATTACGCGGCTGACGCATCGGCTCTTGTGGAATACCTCGATCTGAAAAACGCCATCCATGTCGGGCATTCGACCGGCGGGGGTCAGGTTGCCCGCTATGTCGCGAAATATGGTCAGCCTCAGGGACGTGTTGCCAAGGCCGTTCTCATCAGCTCCGTGCCGCCCTTGATGGTTCAGACGGACCGCAGCCCTGACGGCGCCCCGATCTCAGTCCTAAACGGGCTGCGTGCAGGGCTTGCGGCTAATCGCGCGCAGTTCTTCCTGGATGTAGCGAGCGGACCATTCTACGGCTTCAACCGCCCGGGAGCAGAAGTTTCAGAAGGCACAATCCGCAACTGGTGGCGTCAGGGCATGATGGGCAGCGCCAAGGCCCATTATGAGGGCATCAAAGCATTCTCCGAAACAGATCAGACCGAGGATCTGAAAGCCATTACAGTGCCAGTGCTCGTGCTGCAGGGCGATGATGATCAGGTCGTGCCTTACCAGAACGCGGCAGTCCTTCAGGACAGGCTGCTTCGGAACAGCACGCTGAAAATCTATCCCGGTTATCCGCATGGTATGCACACGACACATGCAGACGTTATCAATGCAGATATCCTGGCGTTCATTACCGGATGA
- a CDS encoding MerR family transcriptional regulator — protein sequence MKIGELARLSGLTPSRIRFYERIGLLKTVDRQSNGYRTYPQQAVMILGLITTAQRAGFTLDEIRSLLPSDLKHWDHATLMDALTRKIADIEALQVRLTQSRTHLLRLIEDIQVRPDDMDCAANAHRVLTNMLAEHPEALDVTSDDIRLLDATDRRQSVSSGRRKKAASR from the coding sequence ATGAAGATTGGAGAACTGGCACGGCTAAGTGGCCTGACACCGTCGCGGATCCGGTTCTATGAACGCATTGGACTGCTGAAAACGGTTGATCGTCAGTCTAACGGATACCGGACCTATCCGCAGCAGGCCGTGATGATCCTGGGTCTGATTACAACAGCGCAGCGGGCCGGGTTTACGCTGGATGAAATTCGCTCCTTGCTGCCCTCTGATCTGAAACACTGGGACCATGCTACATTGATGGATGCCCTTACACGTAAGATTGCGGATATCGAAGCTCTGCAGGTGCGTCTGACCCAGAGCAGAACGCATTTGCTCCGTCTGATCGAGGATATTCAGGTCCGCCCCGACGACATGGACTGCGCGGCCAATGCGCATCGTGTCCTAACGAACATGCTTGCGGAACATCCCGAAGCCCTCGATGTCACGTCGGACGATATCCGTCTTCTGGATGCAACGGACCGCCGTCAGTCAGTAAGCTCTGGCCGCCGTAAAAAGGCGGCATCCCGTTAA
- a CDS encoding SDR family oxidoreductase → MQTILGANGQIATELARTLHQHHTGELRLVSRNPRKVNEDDTLMAANLLDAGQTTQAVKGSRIVYFTAGLPPDSRLWEEQFPVMLRNALQACRTAGASFAYFDNTYMYPQNSQIQTEETRFAPVGRKGRVRAAMATMVLQEMARGDIPVLIARAPEFYGPGKTQSFTNALIIDRLKAGKRPLVPVRDDTRRTLIWTPDASRALATLGNTPEAFGQTWHLPCCDERPTYKTFVTMASRIFGRPPSYSVIGKWPLIIAGIFSKKVREIRELLPRYEQDNLFDSGKFKRHFPEFSVTTYEEGLELIRKE, encoded by the coding sequence ATGCAGACAATACTGGGTGCAAATGGTCAGATCGCCACGGAACTGGCGCGGACATTACATCAGCATCATACAGGGGAGTTGCGGCTTGTGAGCCGCAATCCTCGTAAGGTCAACGAAGACGATACTCTCATGGCGGCGAACCTGCTGGATGCTGGGCAGACGACACAGGCAGTGAAAGGCAGCCGGATCGTCTACTTCACAGCCGGCCTGCCCCCTGACAGCAGGCTCTGGGAAGAACAGTTTCCTGTCATGCTCCGCAATGCCCTGCAGGCGTGCCGGACGGCGGGGGCTAGCTTTGCCTATTTCGACAATACCTACATGTATCCGCAGAACAGCCAGATCCAGACGGAGGAAACACGCTTTGCCCCGGTTGGTCGGAAAGGACGCGTGCGTGCGGCAATGGCCACCATGGTGCTGCAGGAAATGGCACGCGGAGACATTCCCGTGCTCATTGCCCGCGCACCGGAATTCTATGGCCCGGGAAAAACCCAGAGCTTCACCAACGCCCTGATCATTGACAGGCTGAAAGCAGGCAAAAGGCCCCTGGTTCCTGTCCGTGACGACACCCGCCGGACTCTCATCTGGACGCCCGATGCGAGCCGCGCGCTGGCCACGCTGGGCAATACACCGGAAGCTTTCGGACAGACCTGGCATCTGCCGTGCTGTGACGAGCGGCCGACCTACAAGACATTCGTCACCATGGCGAGCAGGATTTTCGGACGTCCTCCTTCCTATTCGGTCATTGGAAAATGGCCACTGATCATTGCAGGCATTTTTTCAAAAAAGGTGCGGGAGATCAGGGAATTGTTGCCCCGTTACGAACAGGACAATCTTTTTGACTCAGGCAAATTCAAACGTCATTTCCCCGAGTTTTCCGTGACGACATATGAAGAAGGTCTGGAACTGATCAGAAAGGAATAG